Proteins encoded in a region of the Caldisericaceae bacterium genome:
- the tuf gene encoding elongation factor Tu (EF-Tu; promotes GTP-dependent binding of aminoacyl-tRNA to the A-site of ribosomes during protein biosynthesis; when the tRNA anticodon matches the mRNA codon, GTP hydrolysis results; the inactive EF-Tu-GDP leaves the ribosome and release of GDP is promoted by elongation factor Ts; many prokaryotes have two copies of the gene encoding EF-Tu) produces the protein PEGVQMAMPGDNVDMTVELIYPVALEETQRFAIREGGRTVGAGVITKVIE, from the coding sequence TTCCAGAAGGAGTCCAGATGGCAATGCCAGGTGATAACGTAGACATGACAGTTGAACTCATATACCCAGTTGCTCTTGAAGAAACCCAGAGATTTGCTATCCGTGAAGGTGGAAGAACAGTAGGTGCTGGAGTTATTACAAAGGTTATTGAATAG
- the rpmG gene encoding 50S ribosomal protein L33 codes for MRDIILLECTECKRRNYATTINKKENKEKLQLKKYCKFCKKHTLHKEVKA; via the coding sequence ATGAGAGATATTATCTTACTTGAGTGCACAGAATGTAAAAGAAGGAATTACGCAACTACAATAAATAAGAAAGAAAACAAGGAAAAATTACAATTGAAAAAGTATTGTAAGTTTTGTAAAAAACATACTTTACATAAGGAGGTAAAGGCATAG
- the secE gene encoding preprotein translocase subunit SecE, with protein MKDKANVKTVKTTTPTTIKLPKTSFKDFLKGVWVELRHKVKWPTRKELLQDSIVVIGFLVFWTAYIGMWDFGFAQLLRLILK; from the coding sequence ATGAAAGACAAGGCAAACGTTAAAACAGTTAAAACAACTACACCGACAACAATAAAACTTCCAAAAACCTCTTTTAAAGATTTTTTAAAGGGTGTATGGGTTGAATTAAGGCATAAGGTTAAATGGCCTACTAGAAAAGAACTTCTACAGGATTCTATCGTTGTAATTGGTTTTCTTGTTTTCTGGACAGCATATATCGGAATGTGGGATTTTGGTTTTGCACAACTTTTGAGGTTAATTTTGAAATAA
- the nusG gene encoding transcription termination/antitermination protein NusG, protein MDENVKVPHWYLVHTYSGKEQKVIEELKNRIRGYGLEDKILEILLPSDYYSFIDKRGKRKIKPVKVFPGYIFVKMILTDESWYVVRNTPGVLGFVGPTGKPTPISEEEIEKIVKERVTEERAKEKLHFDVNDRVKILVGPFKDMEGVVESIDESKGIARVVLKMFGREMPVELQSEHIQKV, encoded by the coding sequence ATGGATGAAAATGTTAAAGTTCCTCATTGGTATCTTGTGCATACTTACTCTGGAAAAGAGCAGAAGGTTATTGAGGAACTGAAAAACCGTATTCGTGGATATGGTTTAGAGGATAAAATTTTAGAAATTCTTCTGCCTTCTGATTACTATAGCTTTATCGATAAGAGGGGCAAAAGAAAAATTAAACCTGTTAAAGTTTTTCCTGGTTATATATTTGTAAAGATGATTTTAACAGATGAATCTTGGTATGTTGTAAGAAATACACCTGGCGTTTTGGGTTTTGTAGGTCCTACAGGTAAGCCTACTCCTATTTCTGAAGAAGAAATTGAAAAAATTGTAAAAGAAAGGGTAACTGAAGAAAGAGCAAAGGAAAAACTCCATTTTGACGTAAATGATAGAGTAAAGATTTTAGTAGGACCTTTCAAAGATATGGAAGGTGTTGTTGAATCAATTGATGAATCCAAAGGCATTGCAAGAGTTGTTTTAAAAATGTTTGGAAGAGAAATGCCTGTCGAATTGCA